From Bacillus spongiae:
CAAAAATCCAATAAATTCACTTCAAAAATCTACATCCCCATAAGCTGTAAAACACCTCTGGATATGGTCATCCTTAAATGACCATCCAGAGGTGTGTCTTATTAATCGCAGTAATTATGCTTAACATTATTTTAGTATAAACAATGACTAAAGAGGTAGTAGTTAAAATAGTATTCTACTAAATTGCTTTACGGCAAAGGCTTTGGATTGTAGCTCGTACCCGTCCAATCCGTTAACTCACTAATCACTCTCCAAAGTTCTGGAAAAAATTCTTTTTTTGCTCCTCTTTCAAGTGCTTGAGCTGGAACTCCTTTCAAACTATTCGTATGGAGACCAATCATACGGCGCACAAGCTGAATGTGCTCATATCGATACGATTGAAACCGTTCATCAAATTCATGGAGGTTTTTCATGAGTTCATATAAAGGATAGTGTTTATCTGGATATTTATGTAGATCAAATACGGTTAATGTGTGTTTTTGTAAAATATCTTCGAATGGTGCCCATAAGGTTGGACCTAACGTTAAGATTTTATTAAACCCGGGCGAATCTTGTCCGCTTCCTTTTCCAAGGGCTAAGCGGATACTGTGATAATTCTTAGGAGAAATCTCTTTGATGATGTCAAACGTGTGAGGTAAATGTTTCAAATGTAAATGAATTCTTCTTAATTGGGACGATGCTTCAATGATTTCTTCGTTAATCATATGTTCTTTGGCCATGTGAATACTTTGAAGAATGAGTTTAAAATGTAACTCTGAGATTTGATGAATCATTTGAAAGGTTAGCTCATCATCACAGCTTCGTTCATCGGACGTTTTTTGCAACATTAACAGTTCTTCTGTTTTAATA
This genomic window contains:
- a CDS encoding tryptophan 2,3-dioxygenase family protein, whose product is MNKQLTDYEKYIKTEELLMLQKTSDERSCDDELTFQMIHQISELHFKLILQSIHMAKEHMINEEIIEASSQLRRIHLHLKHLPHTFDIIKEISPKNYHSIRLALGKGSGQDSPGFNKILTLGPTLWAPFEDILQKHTLTVFDLHKYPDKHYPLYELMKNLHEFDERFQSYRYEHIQLVRRMIGLHTNSLKGVPAQALERGAKKEFFPELWRVISELTDWTGTSYNPKPLP